The Ziziphus jujuba cultivar Dongzao chromosome 5, ASM3175591v1 genome segment TAACACTTCAGATGAAGAAAATGGACAAGTTAAGGCCGCCACATGGTTTTTTTAGCACAAATAATACCCTCTTTGTTCTGAGAAAAAGTCATTCGTATCTCCCACTGCAAACTTCTCAATATTCCCTCTAATGGATCCAGTATCTCAACTTTATCGCGTATAATTGCCCAACCCCCCGGCCGTAATATACGATCCATCTCAACAACAATTGATACCGGCTGCTTACACCTGCAAAAGTAATGTTTTATGTGTAAAATACATCTGTATACAGATTGATTTTACGAAGATTCTAGTGTTTACAAGTCtgtaaaattcaaacttgaaaaataacaatagaaCAACTAAAGTTATACTGTTTAGATTAATACAAGGCACATGGCAATGCACAAATGGAATCTGCAATCAATAATATATCTATTAGGTGTAAATGAAATGGTGCAATTTTTTCCACGAGTGATGTCCCATTAAACTGTTAGTCTGGACTCTTTAACAGATGGGCTTCAGCAGGCAACAAGAATGGAATAAATTTCAATGCAAAAGGAATATTAATTTAGCCACAGAGATAATTGCAATTTGTAACAAATTCATAACAGTCTTGAGTTCAGTCTAACCTGTTCTTTAGCCGTGAAAATAGATGATCAGCATGCAAAAGGTCATATGATCTAGGATAAGTGCTGAAAGATTCACACCAGTCATGATACGCGCCAACAAGCCCACGATCGAAAATGACTGGAAGAGTGTCTGGTGCATGGACCGGAACAACATTCATCACCCAGACCTTCTGTTTTATAAGGGCCGCAGCAAAGCTGTACGAGAAGTATCACTATTTAATTTCCTGATTACTTTATATGCGATAAAAGAAACAAGGAAGAAGCAAGGGGCAAAGGAAAACTAgataacttaattttttttgtctacATACCCCCCATATATGGCTTTCATGTCCATTACATTTCTAACATTGGCCCAATCAATTCCAACTCCAGTGAGATAGGATTTGTCAACAATAGCAGTCCAGTGCTTCGTGTCTGCAATCAATTTATCTTTATCATTTAACCAGTCAGGATAAGTTTCGAGCCTCTTGGGCCATTCCTCTGGCCACTCAGTTCCATGTTGTTCTATAGCAGATGGAATGGTATGCAAGCAAGTCGTCATGGGAATATACCTGTTACAAGAACTGTCCTCAAGATCCATTTGTCTAATACTTCAACAGCTCTGACATAATATCTAACGCTCACACCATAAATATGATCCCAAATAAAATGCTTCCACTGAGAGACAGTAAAAAATGGCTGAGAAATCATTATACTGTTCTTTTCAAAGTCCACCTTGATATAGAAGTAGCCCATATGTGTTAGGAAATTTAGGGCGGTAACTGGAACGGGATTAATTAACTTAATTGATCAGCTCTATGCATGGATACAGCATTAGCAGAAACAATGAATGTTCAAATCTGTCATATGTAATGCTTTGGCCCACTATATAACTTACACTGCTGGCCAATTCATCACTGTTGCCAATGAGCCTTAAATTCCTACAATAATACTAAAATCTTTAGTATTTAAAGGGTAACATTATTGCACATCTACTGTTTTCTAATCGAGAAAGCATTCCTTTTTCATTTATGAACATCAGTTAACAATGaacattatcatattttaattccataaatcaaATTGACTTCATCTCAATGCCAGGCACGGAAGTAGATATGTATACCATACTAAAAACCAGGAAGATAAATTTTGTAACATAAGCCCGTCAAAGCTTACCAGGCAGCATCTGGGTTTTCATTTTCCTTGCATAAAGGTGGATGTTTCTTCCTCCTCAActcatatatatcatttgattcgGGCTTCTGATATATTTTAACACCCACTTCACCAACATCATCGGTTTTATGAGCCagaatattccaacaaattgaAGCTGTCAAAGTAGTCATGGCTGTAAAAAGAAAGAAGCATCATGGTcacaaaattttgtatattctaCAATGAAAAGGAAGTGTAGTTAGCTAGTTGGATACAATGTCAGGATGGAAAGTGGTCCAAGATCCTAGACAAATACAAACAGATTAAGAAGATCAGAATTGGCTCAAAAGCTACACTACTGAATATGCAGCAAATAACCTGCCTACCAGAAACTGAACCCAATCGTAGAGTCAATCCACATTAATGGTCCATACCTTATGAAATGAATTGGGCAAATAACTCTATTAGCTATTTTATCGAGGCACTTTTACTTAGCAGAGACATTATTATAAAGCAAACTGATCTAGGTGCAAAAAGGAAACAGAATATGATCCATTTGAAGGAGAATAGGTCCTCTAATTAAGAAACATTAGAGTAGACTTCATAAAACATATAGGGAAAAAGaaccttcttcatcttcaatgttGTCATGTTTAGTTGACAAGACAAAGTAGCCGCCTGGCCTTAAAATCCTATTCATCTCTAGAAGATGCCTTCCCCCTACAAAAAATAGAATATGTagcaatgaaaaaataaaataaataaaaaggtgtCTGAAATTAGTAGGAAACattgaagaaataaaaacatGTACAGGAAGACAAGAGGGAAGTACACACAAACCACTTGAATGCCATGTTACAGTGCACCCACCACAATGAATAGCATCAAAAACGCCACTAGGAAAAGGAAGCCTTCTACTTCCAAAAGGGCTCACCAGTGTAGGAAAACCACGCTCAAGGGCAACCTGAGCTAGGTCAACTAGGTCATTTTTCAAGCCCAATGACAATGTTAATACATCCTTATCAAAAAGAGAAGCTACAAAACTTGAATCTGTACATCCAATGTCCAGCACTACACGAATGTTCTTCCCCCATTCAATATCTGGTACCATCTATCATATGCAATCAAAAttaga includes the following:
- the LOC112492034 gene encoding probable methyltransferase PMT28; the encoded protein is MALARLGRQAKRPYGFCAKVTAVAVMGLCFIVLWSVFSSSSTSVTVQRESFDDIGEPASGNAKVRTFGSQTNKKQVEKHESSEKVKFESDLEKVEKKVNASSVSSSVNKHKSEKKRKEIPNKKKEKEKVKLPEGGKREDNGSEESENEDSQKEEEDEEGLVVDGKEQALEHEGEVSEDTDEEGVLVEKVDQESEEKLEDESDESRKGKKKTKKIKGPVFDPKVQYSWKLCNARSKHNYIPCIDYEVSSGKLQSYRHTERSCPRTPPMCLVPLPHDGYRVPVRWPESKVKILYKNVAHPKLAAFIKKHSWVMESEEYLVFPQNQSEFKGGVFHYIESIEEMVPDIEWGKNIRVVLDIGCTDSSFVASLFDKDVLTLSLGLKNDLVDLAQVALERGFPTLVSPFGSRRLPFPSGVFDAIHCGGCTVTWHSSGGRHLLEMNRILRPGGYFVLSTKHDNIEDEEAMTTLTASICWNILAHKTDDVGEVGVKIYQKPESNDIYELRRKKHPPLCKENENPDAAWYIPMTTCLHTIPSAIEQHGTEWPEEWPKRLETYPDWLNDKDKLIADTKHWTAIVDKSYLTGVGIDWANVRNVMDMKAIYGGFAAALIKQKVWVMNVVPVHAPDTLPVIFDRGLVGAYHDWCESFSTYPRSYDLLHADHLFSRLKNRCKQPVSIVVEMDRILRPGGWAIIRDKVEILDPLEGILRSLQWEIRMTFSQNKEGIICAKKTMWRP